The Camelina sativa cultivar DH55 chromosome 18, Cs, whole genome shotgun sequence DNA window AGTTAAATAGAGAACTCAAGACTCTTTACTTACAGATGGCACGGTTGTGAAATTGCATTAAACCTCACAGCTGGTTCTATAACCACAATTCCAGGAAGTAAATTAGTGACAGAGAAGCTTTTGGATACATTCACTTTCATAGCTTTGACAGTTTCATATGGAACAAATTAAAGGTTTTTGACTTTTTAGTAAACTTTTATTCGCTTTTTTAGTTCTATAGAATCTGTGCATTTTGTGATGCGACAACCACAACAAAGAGGCTTTGAGtgatttgtccaaaaaaaaagaaagagtgaaTGGTGTGACGAATCTAATAACAAAGGCTCTGATTAGGAGTTTGTAGACGAAATCTTCGGCTCGTATCAGAGTCCACGAAACCGAAGATACCCTGAGTGTAAGTGTGTGTGGATACAGAACGTAGTACATATACACTGAGGAAATTGGTTGttgaaaagaatgaaaatttgCAGACTTTTTTTTACTGTCTATAGAGtcagagaagaggaagaagatcatAAGAACATAAAAGtgtttttagaaaagaaaatggcAAGAGTTCAAATAAGATGatataacatgtaaattatgttgttgttgttttttgccTTTGCATGCAAGGCCTCCGGACAAAGTCTCAGGGAGCTTCAAATGTCTCTCCAGCTTGCTTTCATACCGcatttttcctcttctttcccGCGAGGTTGTAACTGCAACATGCAAAAATGAAAGAATTTATCTATAAGTGATCAAAACTTTAGCAAACAAGGAAAACCACTTCtgtttaaaacaatcaaatcttTAACAATTTATGTATGCAGAAGATGAGCTAGTGTCATAATCTAAGCAATTTGAGAAGAACTGCTGAACCATTATTGCAATCCGAAAATCTCAAACAGGAAGGGAAAGACTCAGCAAAAGTTAGTTAGTATATGGGACTTGAACTACCTCTTTTCTTCATAAGAACCGGGGCCTCCGATCCGCAGGCTTAAGAATTTGGAAGGAGCACATTAAACTTTCGTCAACACTCATCATAGCACCAGCATTGTCAAATTCACCACAGTAGTTTGGAGCAGAAAATATAGTCACAAGCTGTCTATCGGCAAAGAACTCATATCCATCCTCTACAACCTGCAAAGGAGGGAAAAGCAAGCTTCTATTAGAAATTCAGCGACATTTTCTAGCAAAAATAGAAACATGAATATTGTGTAGACCAACCTGATGAGCACGACAGATGAGATCCATATCATTCTTTATTAAGAATTCCGCGACTTTGTCAGGACCAAACGTGTAAGAGACTCCACGGTCATTCATTCCCCAACCTTTGACATCTTTGCTAGGATCAGACCAAAGCAGATCACAGAGCAAACCAGAGTCAGGAACATCAGTTGGTCGCTTAATGTTCTTAATCTGTTCCACGTTAGTCAAATCGGGAGAAAGACCACCGTGCATACATAATATCTTATCGTCTATAACAGCAGCCACGGGGAGACAGTTAAAAGAATCTGTAAATACTTTCCAGAGTCTCACGCTGAATCGACGTTTACACTCATCATAGAATCCATAGATTCTGTTAATAGAAGCACATTCGTGGTTTCCTCGTAGAAGGAAAAAGTTCTCAGGGTACTTGATTTTGTAGGCGAGGAGAAGACAAATAGTCTCCAAACTCTGCTTCCCACGGTCCACGTAATCTCCTAAGAACAAATAGTTAGCTGTTGGTGGGAAGCCTCCATACTCAAACAGCCTCAATAGATCTGAATACTGTCCATGAATATCAcctgaacaaaaccaaacaaaaccatgTTAAATTCAAGGGACAAATCAAACATATGAATACACCCAAAACAGATCATTTCTAAATTCTCCAAAAAAACAGGTTTTTCATCCTACATAACAAAATCCATCCTAGGTTACATACATCAATTCAACGAAGAAACGTTTGTAAACCTTTTTAAACGAGGTCTCGTCTCAGCCAAAATTCTAGAGCAATCCAATGACCTTTAATGTGTCTTGTCTCTTTGAAACGAGATCAGCTGGCTGCAATCAGATGATGGATTAAACATCTCTATCTCTTCTTAGCTATATATCCACACAACTTGACCAAAACAAATCGCTGCCTAAAAACCAATTTCAAACCTACTCAAAGAAGGGACCAAAAAAAAGGAcctatctttttttgtttgggagcTGATCTAAGGACCTAGGAGTTCAGATcccaaaaaaacgaaaacaaccCACAAATCAGAAATTGAAAAAANNNNNNNNNNNNNNNNNNNNNNNNNNNNNNNNNNNNNNNNNNNNNNNNNNNNNNNNNNNNNNNNNNNNNNNNNNNNNNNNNNNNNNNNNNNNNNNNNNNNNNNNNNNNNNNNNNNNNNNNNNNNNNNNNNN harbors:
- the LOC104762023 gene encoding serine/threonine-protein phosphatase PP1 isozyme 2 (The sequence of the model RefSeq protein was modified relative to this genomic sequence to represent the inferred CDS: added 172 bases not found in genome assembly), translating into MAQQGQGSMDPAVLDDIIRRLLDYRNPKPGTKQVMLNESEIRQLCLVSREIFLQQPNLLELEAPIKICGDIHGQYSDLLRLFEYGGFPPTANYLFLGDYVDRGKQSLETICLLLAYKIKYPENFFLLRGNHECASINRIYGFYDECKRRFSVRLWKVFTDSFNCLPVAAVIDDKILCMHGGLSPDLTNVEQIKNIKRPTDVPDSGLLCDLLWSDPSKDVKGWGMNDRGVSYTFGPDKVAEFLIKNDMDLICRAHQVVEDGYEFFADRQLVTIFSAPNYCGEFDNAGAMMSVDESLMCSFQILKPADRRPRFL